A section of the Akkermansia muciniphila genome encodes:
- a CDS encoding efflux RND transporter periplasmic adaptor subunit: protein MKRLYFSIILGFAPVFGLTPARGEQQAPAEHKHEDGTACTADHDHDGHQHKEGETCTEEHAHEEHKHADGSVCTGDHEPEGHQHAEGEACTGDHEHEEAAEKGSGQPGDMIPVHVDEKARHSLDMRFEKVTEASHGAEKTLHGQMVIPPHAVTTYALPAAGRVTFNVKSAQQVRKGELLYTLASPDIVEMEGNASQAQAALDRAAAELNTLKERRAQLEKIGTRNSELNTSIQFKEAEIHSLRAALDASNNKLKLVTDSGALKNNLLYVYAAADGSVQSVNMTQGSWGEQGAPALVMTNKGELEFATTIYGADPVHYAKAQLALTSGKNTEVLDGALRVADQVDPATQSRALYFVPDRMPEGTHAGQLARLDLYSHDAATDGFIPVPNSAVVKVGVNDVVFIKAADDTFVMKKVETLPARQGKTPVKGLTPGQTIVTKGGYELKYILPTGDAGSKKAAGHFHADGQFHEGEH from the coding sequence ATGAAACGTCTTTATTTTTCCATTATCCTGGGCTTCGCTCCCGTTTTTGGCCTCACCCCCGCACGCGGAGAACAACAGGCCCCCGCAGAACACAAGCACGAGGACGGCACTGCGTGCACGGCGGACCACGACCATGACGGCCACCAGCACAAGGAAGGGGAAACCTGCACCGAAGAACACGCCCATGAGGAACACAAGCACGCGGACGGCTCCGTCTGCACAGGCGACCACGAGCCTGAGGGCCACCAGCATGCAGAGGGGGAAGCCTGCACGGGCGACCACGAACATGAAGAGGCCGCGGAGAAAGGTTCCGGCCAGCCCGGGGATATGATTCCCGTGCATGTGGATGAAAAAGCGCGCCATTCCCTGGACATGCGCTTTGAGAAGGTGACGGAAGCCTCCCACGGCGCGGAAAAGACCCTTCACGGGCAGATGGTCATCCCTCCCCATGCGGTGACTACATACGCCCTTCCCGCCGCCGGGCGCGTCACCTTCAACGTCAAGTCCGCCCAGCAGGTACGGAAGGGGGAATTGCTGTACACGCTGGCCTCTCCGGATATTGTGGAGATGGAGGGAAACGCCTCCCAGGCGCAGGCCGCTCTAGACCGCGCCGCGGCGGAACTCAATACCCTCAAGGAACGCCGGGCCCAACTGGAAAAAATAGGCACCCGTAACAGTGAATTGAACACCTCCATCCAGTTCAAGGAAGCGGAAATCCACAGCCTCCGGGCCGCTCTGGACGCCAGCAATAATAAACTGAAGCTGGTGACGGATTCCGGAGCGTTGAAAAACAACCTCCTTTACGTGTACGCCGCGGCAGACGGCTCCGTCCAGTCCGTGAACATGACCCAGGGTTCCTGGGGGGAACAGGGCGCGCCCGCCCTCGTCATGACCAACAAGGGAGAACTGGAATTCGCCACCACCATTTACGGGGCTGACCCCGTCCATTACGCGAAGGCCCAGCTGGCCCTGACCAGTGGAAAAAATACGGAAGTGCTGGACGGCGCCCTGCGGGTGGCGGACCAGGTAGACCCCGCCACGCAGTCCCGTGCCCTGTACTTCGTTCCGGACCGCATGCCGGAAGGGACGCATGCCGGACAGCTTGCCCGGCTGGACCTGTATTCCCATGACGCCGCCACGGACGGATTTATTCCCGTTCCCAACAGCGCCGTCGTCAAGGTGGGGGTGAACGACGTGGTCTTCATCAAGGCGGCGGACGACACCTTCGTCATGAAGAAGGTGGAAACGCTGCCCGCCCGGCAGGGAAAGACGCCTGTCAAGGGGCTGACGCCGGGACAGACCATCGTGACCAAGGGGGGATATGAATTGAAATACATCCTGCCCACGGGAGACGCCGGCAGCAAAAAGGCGGCCGGGCACTTCCACGCGGACGGCCAGTTCCACGAAGGGGAACATTGA